One window of Dendropsophus ebraccatus isolate aDenEbr1 chromosome 13, aDenEbr1.pat, whole genome shotgun sequence genomic DNA carries:
- the NDUFB1 gene encoding NADH dehydrogenase [ubiquinone] 1 beta subcomplex subunit 1, protein MVNIVTHIREAWTYALLPAGVLIGYYLDRWNVSRMTLYKNKSKLFQRELKPNEEAWK, encoded by the exons ATGGTGAATATTGTGACGCACATCCGGGAGGCGTGGACGTACGCACTGCTGCCGGCAGGAGTCCTGATTGGATATTACCTGGATAGGTGGAATGTTTCCCGGATGACGCTCTACAAGAACAAGAGCAAACTCTTCCAGAG GGAGCTGAAGCCCAATGAGGAGGCCTGGAAGTGA